In Pseudanabaena yagii GIHE-NHR1, the following proteins share a genomic window:
- a CDS encoding ShlB/FhaC/HecB family hemolysin secretion/activation protein, whose translation MKVVYRCVSKVQEAGIYLFFLAIAVNFYAQAIATQAAPLPPKSVIPNDLAPKITPKAPTEPTKLPPPERLLPPQKAPTSPSPPSPLHNNSELVIVKKFEVIGSSVFSDRELLEITKPYLNHPISIVELLQIRTKITELYLDRGYITSGAYLPEQDLQKGIVKIQVVEGGLAEIKVTGLTRLNEDYIKSRLAIATGKPLNRNRLLEALQLLQINPLIENISANLSPSLQAGLNDLEVKVTEAPTFSLPITFDNSRTPSVGSERRQIQLNEANLTGLGDRLSLSYSNTNGSNAFDVSYTIPFNPYNGTIGLSFGTSSSNVIEPPFNILDITSNSRNYELTLRQPVFQNTVQDLALGLSLSHRQSSASLLSGLIPFPSLGADADGQTRVTVLRFFQEYVQRSAEEVFAARSQISLGLNAFGSTINLTAPDSQFVSWRGQTQYVRLLAPETLLLLRTDLQLSDRPLLSQEQISFGGQDNLRGYRQDALLSDNGLLLSAEMRIPVLRIPEISGLLQVVPFWDFGTVWNHQAETNPDPSTLASLGMGLRFQMSDRLTIRLDLGIPLSRIFAEKKTLQENGIYFSILTNPF comes from the coding sequence GTGAAAGTGGTTTATAGGTGCGTTTCTAAAGTACAAGAGGCAGGAATATATCTGTTTTTCTTGGCGATCGCTGTGAATTTCTATGCCCAAGCGATCGCAACTCAAGCCGCGCCACTTCCTCCTAAATCAGTCATTCCTAACGATCTTGCGCCCAAAATCACACCAAAAGCACCTACAGAACCTACTAAGCTCCCACCTCCCGAACGCCTATTACCTCCTCAAAAAGCACCAACTTCGCCATCTCCCCCATCTCCTCTCCATAACAATTCAGAATTAGTCATTGTTAAAAAATTTGAGGTGATTGGCAGTAGTGTTTTTAGCGATCGCGAGCTGCTAGAAATTACTAAACCCTATCTGAATCATCCAATTTCGATTGTTGAATTATTACAAATTAGAACCAAGATTACGGAACTTTATTTAGATCGGGGTTACATTACCTCTGGCGCATATTTACCAGAGCAGGATTTACAGAAGGGAATTGTCAAAATCCAAGTTGTTGAAGGGGGACTTGCGGAAATTAAAGTCACGGGATTGACCAGACTGAATGAAGACTACATCAAATCTCGCCTCGCGATCGCTACTGGGAAGCCCCTAAATCGCAATCGTCTCCTCGAAGCCTTGCAACTACTCCAAATCAATCCGCTCATTGAGAATATATCGGCTAATTTATCACCAAGTCTCCAAGCGGGGTTAAATGACTTAGAAGTTAAGGTGACAGAGGCTCCCACCTTTAGTCTACCGATTACCTTTGATAACAGTCGTACCCCAAGTGTTGGTTCTGAGCGTCGTCAAATCCAACTTAACGAAGCTAATTTAACAGGACTAGGCGATCGCTTGAGTCTCTCCTATAGCAATACCAATGGCAGCAATGCTTTTGATGTGAGTTATACCATCCCCTTCAATCCCTATAATGGCACGATTGGCTTAAGCTTTGGGACTTCATCGAGTAATGTCATCGAACCTCCTTTTAACATTCTCGATATTACCTCTAACTCCCGCAATTACGAACTAACATTACGCCAGCCTGTCTTCCAAAATACTGTCCAAGATCTTGCCCTCGGTTTGTCCTTGAGTCATCGCCAAAGCTCAGCATCCTTACTAAGTGGTCTGATTCCTTTTCCTTCCCTTGGTGCTGATGCGGATGGTCAAACGAGGGTGACAGTGCTGCGCTTTTTTCAAGAATATGTCCAACGCAGTGCGGAAGAGGTATTTGCGGCGCGATCGCAAATTAGCTTAGGGCTTAATGCTTTTGGCTCAACTATTAACTTAACTGCTCCAGATAGTCAGTTTGTATCTTGGCGAGGACAGACACAATATGTAAGACTATTAGCGCCTGAAACTTTGTTACTATTGCGAACCGATCTCCAACTTAGCGATCGCCCATTGTTATCGCAAGAACAAATTAGTTTTGGTGGACAAGATAACCTGAGAGGATATCGCCAAGATGCTTTACTTAGTGATAATGGTTTATTACTATCTGCTGAAATGCGGATTCCTGTACTACGAATACCTGAAATTAGTGGACTTCTTCAAGTGGTTCCCTTCTGGGATTTTGGGACAGTCTGGAATCATCAAGCAGAAACAAACCCTGATCCGAGTACCCTTGCTTCATTAGGTATGGGATTGCGCTTTCAAATGAGCGATCGCTTGACCATCCGCCTTGATCTCGGCATTCCCTTGAGCCGCATTTTTGCCGAGAAAAAGACTTTGCAGGAAAATGGGATTTATTTCTCAATATTGACCAATCCATTTTAA
- a CDS encoding CHASE2 domain-containing protein, with translation MWSNLKKRIWKCKEFFVIIPVTTGILLGIRFMGLLQPLELAFYDLFFQWRPPEPVDDRIVIVAISESDIQNFGYPISDETLTKLLNLIKQQQPRVIGLDIYRDLPVPKTYGSGYQELVKVFESTPNLIGIRKVIANREGSGVAASPILEQRNQVAANDFPPDNDGKIRRVLLSLKDQQGKTVTSLSAALALQYLQKENIKLEVLDPKAQKYQLGKAIFVPMQENDGGYVQQQLGGYQILSNFRNFQDGFRSVSLTQILKGDIPQDIFRDRLILIGVTAESNTDYFITPYNSTILGNSFPVTSGVTLHANITSQLIAQSLDGRPVLRVWSKPIESLWIVIWAFLSGLLCWKRYNYRPPITQSKFAFRIPWVTLAIASLGGILFIASYLVFLWGWWIPIVPALLALFGSSTIVTGYIALSANEIRRRAILSVIPDLMFNVSVDGIYLGQINYDRDIELLYPDFENIGKHLSQILPPEICDRHLFHIQQALSTGKVQVYEQQICIDGNCQDEEVRIVVSGVNEVLFMIRNISDRKQAELTIYNKNTELANTLEELKTTQKQLVESEKYASLGSMVAGIAHEVNTPIGNSLMAASILEHATQQFDAAFSRGELKKSSLQAYLDKAKISSEILLSNLQRAAELIQNFKQVAVDQSSLEQRSFSVTDYIEKILISLAPQIKYTPHQVFVQGDAEIVIQSYPGALSQIVTNLVMNSLTHAYHGLEKVGLLQFEVEEQNDKVIIIYSDDGKGIPPESLPKIFDPFFTTARNSGGSGLGLHIIYNLVTQNLKGNILCKSEVGIGTKFIITLPQNLHE, from the coding sequence ATGTGGAGCAACCTCAAAAAAAGGATTTGGAAGTGTAAAGAATTTTTTGTAATTATTCCTGTAACTACAGGAATTTTGCTGGGAATTCGCTTTATGGGACTGCTTCAACCCCTAGAGCTAGCTTTTTATGACTTATTCTTTCAATGGCGACCGCCTGAACCTGTAGATGACCGCATCGTAATTGTGGCGATCTCTGAATCTGATATTCAAAATTTTGGTTATCCCATCTCTGATGAGACCCTCACCAAGCTTCTCAATTTAATCAAACAGCAGCAACCAAGGGTAATTGGATTAGATATCTACCGTGATTTACCAGTACCTAAAACCTATGGTTCGGGCTATCAAGAACTCGTCAAAGTATTTGAATCCACCCCCAATCTGATTGGCATTCGCAAAGTGATCGCTAATCGTGAAGGTAGTGGCGTTGCCGCCTCGCCAATTCTAGAACAGCGCAACCAAGTAGCTGCTAATGATTTCCCCCCTGATAACGACGGTAAAATTCGGCGAGTGCTGCTATCGCTCAAAGATCAACAGGGTAAAACAGTCACTAGTTTGAGCGCTGCCCTTGCACTGCAATATCTCCAAAAAGAAAACATTAAACTGGAAGTGCTTGACCCAAAAGCCCAGAAATATCAATTAGGTAAAGCGATCTTTGTGCCTATGCAAGAAAATGATGGCGGCTATGTGCAGCAGCAGTTAGGCGGCTATCAAATACTATCGAACTTTCGCAATTTTCAAGATGGATTCCGCTCCGTCTCCTTAACCCAAATTTTAAAAGGCGATATTCCTCAGGACATCTTTCGCGATCGCTTGATTTTGATTGGCGTTACAGCCGAAAGTAACACCGATTATTTTATTACCCCCTACAACAGCACGATTTTAGGCAATTCTTTTCCAGTTACCAGTGGTGTAACCCTCCATGCCAATATCACCAGTCAATTAATCGCCCAATCCCTTGATGGTAGACCTGTCTTGCGAGTCTGGTCAAAACCGATAGAGTCACTTTGGATTGTGATCTGGGCTTTTTTAAGTGGTTTATTATGCTGGAAGCGTTACAATTATCGACCACCCATCACCCAATCAAAATTTGCATTCCGTATTCCTTGGGTTACTCTCGCGATCGCTAGTTTAGGTGGTATCCTCTTTATCGCCAGCTATTTGGTCTTTTTATGGGGATGGTGGATTCCGATAGTCCCTGCATTGCTCGCGCTATTTGGTTCATCAACTATTGTCACAGGCTATATTGCCCTCAGTGCCAATGAAATCCGTAGACGTGCCATCCTTTCAGTTATTCCCGATCTAATGTTTAATGTCAGCGTTGATGGCATTTATCTAGGACAGATTAACTACGATCGCGACATTGAGTTGCTCTATCCCGACTTTGAAAATATTGGTAAGCATCTCTCGCAAATCCTACCGCCCGAAATCTGCGATCGCCATCTATTTCATATCCAGCAAGCATTAAGCACGGGCAAAGTGCAAGTATACGAGCAGCAAATCTGCATAGATGGTAATTGCCAAGACGAAGAAGTCCGCATCGTTGTCAGTGGCGTTAATGAAGTCCTGTTTATGATCCGCAATATTAGCGATCGGAAACAAGCCGAGCTAACTATTTACAACAAAAATACTGAACTAGCTAACACCTTAGAAGAACTCAAAACCACCCAAAAGCAACTGGTCGAATCAGAGAAATATGCCTCCCTCGGTAGCATGGTTGCAGGAATTGCCCATGAAGTGAATACCCCCATTGGCAATAGCCTTATGGCAGCTTCGATTTTGGAACATGCGACCCAGCAATTTGATGCAGCTTTCAGTCGCGGCGAGCTAAAAAAATCGAGCTTACAAGCATATTTAGATAAAGCCAAAATCAGTAGTGAAATTCTCTTATCAAATTTACAAAGAGCTGCCGAACTGATCCAAAACTTCAAGCAGGTTGCTGTCGATCAATCTAGCCTAGAGCAACGTAGCTTTTCTGTAACAGACTATATCGAAAAGATTTTGATTAGCTTAGCTCCGCAGATCAAATATACTCCTCACCAAGTATTTGTCCAAGGTGATGCAGAGATAGTTATCCAAAGCTATCCGGGGGCATTGTCGCAGATCGTTACGAATTTAGTAATGAATTCTCTAACTCATGCCTATCATGGACTAGAAAAAGTAGGTCTTTTGCAATTTGAAGTGGAGGAGCAAAATGACAAAGTAATAATCATTTACTCCGATGATGGCAAAGGTATTCCTCCAGAAAGTTTGCCTAAAATTTTTGATCCTTTTTTTACAACAGCTAGGAATTCTGGAGGTAGTGGCTTAGGGCTACATATTATCTACAACCTCGTAACCCAGAATCTCAAGGGCAATATTCTTTGCAAAAGTGAGGTTGGTATCGGCACAAAGTTTATAATCACATTGCCTCAAAATCTGCACGAATAA
- a CDS encoding tetratricopeptide repeat protein: MPTQRNRGIAATVAGLQKLREVKAAGKEDGTRLTYEGIADRISRNAQASVDQRTIRRFFDGKGIDRDYVLAICTALRLEVTEIVDPNAWNPAKSRQTAQVVAIAATLNTTPPPVDEWQGRQDEIKELQTALSNEKVRLIGMTAAGGYGKSALAVKFKEQLTPDWRVLWVSFIQPYPLAQFGRWLLEELGRAYDEKWDEETLIGQIVEGLIAEPCLLVLDNMETVIPAEGKSVYGQFLSQWLGNGSNSKLLLTSREQPVFSANLLPRCYWLALKGLAEADAMRLVTEDYGLTGTQEELAHFVNRMDRHPLLMQLVSSWMREELGEGVGVTEAENLGLDLFTVEGYHRDTETCVREVVAASLARLSARLGDILKRLSVLRGIFDLGLAQGLTAEVTEAELRYLARFSLLQEFPPEPLKGNPRRFQFLPLISMVVQQQADSELLRSAHQAALDYFLAHLPAPPWESLEDLTAYLEGFYHAGELGEWQLAFDILNEETGGEGKNESVDLFLDLQGFYRQQAQLYEQVIAGSQLEQDCHRKSLKFLGNCYKDLGQYEKAITYHQKHYDISKEIGDRQGVASSLGNLGICYRHLGQYEKAITYHQQHYDISEEIGDRQGVANSLGNLGLCYNSLGHYEKAITYLQQTHDISEEIGKRQGVASSLGNLGICYRHLGQYEKAITYHQQHYDISEEIGDRQGVANSLGNLGLCYNSLGQHEKAINHHQQTHDISEEIGNRQGMASSLGNLGLCYNSLGQYKKAINHHQQSLEIEEEMGNLQGVAISLQNIGEALIKLENYSEAETKIQESLVISQEINYKSLIAYSLNALADIAHQTNQPQLALSHCQAALTLSQELGIPLVKDCEELLAKIQEDLGE; the protein is encoded by the coding sequence ATGCCTACACAGCGCAATAGAGGGATCGCCGCAACCGTTGCGGGACTGCAAAAACTTCGTGAGGTTAAGGCGGCTGGCAAAGAAGATGGAACCCGTTTGACCTATGAGGGCATTGCCGATCGCATTTCTCGGAATGCTCAAGCTTCAGTCGATCAAAGAACGATAAGACGATTTTTTGATGGTAAAGGCATCGATCGAGATTACGTCCTAGCGATTTGTACGGCTTTGCGTTTAGAGGTCACGGAGATTGTTGATCCGAATGCATGGAATCCTGCTAAGTCTCGTCAAACTGCTCAAGTTGTGGCGATCGCAGCAACCCTGAATACGACACCGCCGCCTGTGGATGAATGGCAGGGACGACAGGATGAAATCAAGGAACTCCAAACCGCGTTAAGCAATGAGAAAGTACGTTTAATCGGAATGACCGCCGCAGGAGGCTATGGTAAATCGGCTTTAGCGGTGAAGTTCAAAGAGCAGTTAACCCCTGATTGGCGGGTGTTGTGGGTGAGTTTTATTCAGCCTTATCCCTTGGCGCAATTTGGGCGATGGTTATTGGAGGAGTTGGGACGAGCTTATGATGAGAAATGGGACGAGGAGACGTTAATTGGGCAGATCGTCGAAGGGTTAATCGCTGAGCCTTGTTTGTTGGTGTTGGACAATATGGAAACGGTAATACCAGCAGAAGGGAAGTCGGTTTATGGTCAATTTTTGAGCCAATGGTTAGGCAATGGGAGTAATAGTAAGCTACTGCTCACCAGTCGGGAACAGCCAGTGTTTAGCGCCAATTTGCTGCCGCGTTGTTATTGGTTAGCTCTAAAGGGGTTAGCCGAAGCTGATGCGATGCGTTTGGTGACGGAAGACTATGGATTAACGGGAACGCAGGAGGAATTAGCCCATTTTGTGAACCGAATGGATCGGCATCCCCTCTTGATGCAACTGGTATCGAGTTGGATGCGGGAGGAGTTGGGGGAAGGGGTTGGTGTGACGGAGGCGGAAAATTTGGGCTTAGATTTGTTTACGGTGGAGGGTTATCACCGTGATACGGAAACCTGTGTCAGGGAAGTGGTAGCGGCGAGTTTGGCGCGATTATCGGCAAGGTTAGGGGATATTTTAAAGCGGTTATCGGTATTGCGAGGGATTTTTGATCTAGGGTTAGCTCAGGGGTTAACTGCCGAGGTAACGGAGGCAGAGTTACGGTATTTAGCCCGTTTTTCGTTGTTGCAGGAGTTTCCCCCCGAACCCCTCAAGGGAAACCCGCGACGGTTTCAGTTTTTGCCTTTAATTTCGATGGTGGTGCAACAACAAGCGGATTCTGAGTTGTTGCGATCGGCGCATCAGGCTGCATTAGATTATTTTTTGGCACATTTACCTGCGCCACCTTGGGAATCGTTGGAGGATTTGACGGCGTATTTAGAGGGGTTTTACCATGCAGGGGAATTGGGAGAATGGCAGTTAGCTTTTGATATTTTGAATGAGGAGACAGGGGGAGAAGGGAAAAATGAATCAGTTGATCTATTTCTGGATTTACAAGGGTTTTATCGTCAGCAAGCGCAGTTATACGAGCAGGTAATCGCAGGGAGTCAACTAGAACAAGATTGTCATCGCAAATCGTTAAAATTTCTCGGCAATTGTTATAAAGACTTGGGTCAGTATGAAAAAGCGATTACCTATCATCAGAAACATTACGATATCAGCAAAGAAATCGGTGATCGGCAAGGGGTAGCAAGTTCTCTAGGCAATTTAGGAATTTGTTATAGACACTTGGGGCAGTATGAAAAGGCGATCACCTATCATCAGCAACATTACGACATCAGTGAAGAAATCGGCGATCGGCAAGGGGTGGCAAATTCTCTAGGCAATTTAGGACTTTGTTATAATTCCTTGGGGCACTATGAAAAGGCGATCACCTATCTCCAGCAAACTCACGACATCAGTGAAGAAATTGGCAAGCGGCAAGGGGTAGCAAGTTCTCTAGGCAATTTAGGAATTTGTTATAGACACTTGGGGCAGTATGAAAAGGCGATCACCTATCATCAGCAACATTACGACATCAGTGAAGAAATCGGCGATCGGCAAGGGGTGGCAAATTCTCTAGGCAATTTAGGACTTTGTTATAATTCCTTGGGGCAGCATGAAAAGGCAATCAACCATCACCAGCAAACTCACGACATCAGTGAAGAAATCGGCAATCGGCAAGGGATGGCAAGTTCTCTAGGGAATTTAGGACTTTGTTATAATTCCTTGGGGCAGTATAAAAAAGCGATCAACCATCACCAGCAATCTCTCGAAATCGAAGAAGAAATGGGCAATCTGCAAGGGGTGGCAATTTCTTTACAAAATATAGGGGAAGCGTTGATCAAACTGGAAAACTACAGCGAAGCGGAAACCAAAATTCAAGAATCCTTAGTTATTTCCCAAGAGATTAACTATAAGTCTTTAATCGCCTATAGTTTAAACGCCCTTGCCGATATTGCCCATCAAACCAATCAACCCCAACTCGCCCTCAGCCATTGCCAAGCCGCCCTCACGCTCTCCCAAGAACTTGGCATTCCTTTAGTCAAAGACTGCGAAGAACTCCTAGCAAAAATTCAGGAGGATTTAGGAGAATAA
- a CDS encoding aldo/keto reductase — protein sequence MQTIKLGSNGLTVTALGVGTWAWGDTLFWAYGKDFGAKDVEGAFQASVDAGVTFFDTAEVYGLGESERLIGKFSKQTSQPIQIATKYFPLPWRWSRASIVDALTSSLERLQTSQISLYQIHWPLEFILKTKDFMEVLADEVKKGRIQAVGVSNYSAEQMTLAHQYLSEKGISLAVNQVPYSLLNKQIEQNGVLAKSQQLGVTILAYSPLAQGLLTGKYTPETLKNLQGARRLDARFSPQGLQKLESLFSTLKDLSENYDKTPAQISLNWLISQGNVIPIPGAKNANQATQNAGALGWSLTQEEVELLRQKSN from the coding sequence ATGCAAACCATTAAACTAGGTTCCAATGGACTAACTGTAACAGCGCTAGGTGTAGGAACATGGGCATGGGGAGATACGCTTTTTTGGGCTTATGGCAAGGATTTTGGGGCAAAGGATGTAGAAGGAGCTTTTCAAGCTTCGGTGGATGCAGGAGTCACCTTTTTTGATACTGCTGAGGTTTATGGTTTAGGTGAATCGGAACGTTTGATTGGTAAGTTTAGTAAGCAAACTTCGCAACCAATCCAGATCGCGACTAAGTATTTCCCACTGCCTTGGCGCTGGAGTCGAGCATCAATAGTTGATGCTCTGACCTCTAGTCTGGAGCGTTTACAGACTTCACAAATTAGTCTTTATCAAATCCACTGGCCCTTAGAATTTATCCTCAAGACCAAGGACTTTATGGAAGTCTTAGCTGATGAGGTGAAAAAAGGACGCATTCAGGCGGTCGGTGTAAGTAATTACTCCGCAGAACAGATGACTCTTGCCCATCAGTATCTTTCTGAAAAGGGAATTTCTCTGGCTGTAAATCAAGTTCCCTATTCTCTTTTGAATAAACAAATCGAACAAAATGGAGTTCTCGCAAAGTCACAACAATTGGGTGTAACGATCCTTGCCTATAGTCCTCTTGCTCAAGGTTTACTTACTGGTAAATATACGCCAGAGACTTTGAAGAACTTGCAAGGTGCGCGTCGTCTTGATGCTCGATTTAGTCCTCAAGGTTTACAGAAGCTTGAGTCTCTATTCTCAACCTTAAAAGATCTTTCTGAAAATTACGATAAAACCCCTGCACAAATTTCTTTGAATTGGTTAATATCTCAAGGAAATGTGATTCCTATTCCTGGGGCAAAGAATGCTAATCAAGCTACACAAAATGCTGGAGCGTTAGGTTGGTCTTTAACCCAAGAGGAAGTCGAACTACTGCGTCAAAAGAGTAACTAA
- a CDS encoding helix-turn-helix domain-containing protein, with translation MAYKISSDCVACSSCIAICPTGAISIQQGNYWIDPAICNNCEGYASEPLCVSVCNIGASLPLQPKKGRVRTIENPLTISPSLFANGGSTPFASAIAIWEACNLLAQRRALPWSLDDSGTLVYERSVSQGKGKIALRLNNLINFSYPRSPLEAQTILASDTLDIRAACIHLIYAAYATTLDKPWEQEFTISDSQIEEYLGLDKRKDLTKSTKLNLIKTIAMQPCWITAEIDWPKQGKVEAFSIPESPLWNLLEIVHHFQEDEEGCKHLIGLTFRIQAGIWSQYFLNKKECHVGKAFYQYSHLPKSLLGAIMSVWQQHEGASRMLLWLLFKTRMGDQQRIMVITLMRVAYGEDRVKLALSQRDERKRLLRMFESDLEVVNRYGLKPIFDPVTYPVEIQPLWSKLEDIPDDAEAALDFWINDGSCNLRLTDIGPRGKWQMLVNARILSFELLADWEQPTELTRKKRKYERSQSQSNKPQRSSKKSPHTQSELSGEQIATLRKNLQISQRTLAEKIGKSQSWIRDVENGRFQAKQNEQQLIRQALGL, from the coding sequence ATGGCATATAAGATATCTAGCGATTGCGTTGCCTGTTCTTCTTGCATAGCTATTTGTCCTACAGGTGCAATCTCAATTCAGCAAGGCAACTATTGGATCGATCCTGCCATATGTAATAACTGTGAAGGCTATGCAAGCGAACCTCTATGCGTTAGTGTCTGTAATATCGGTGCTTCACTCCCATTACAGCCTAAAAAAGGGAGAGTCAGGACAATCGAAAATCCCCTAACGATCAGTCCGAGCCTATTTGCAAATGGTGGCAGTACTCCATTTGCCTCAGCGATCGCAATTTGGGAAGCTTGCAATTTACTTGCCCAACGTCGCGCTTTACCTTGGTCTTTAGACGATTCAGGGACTCTTGTTTATGAGAGATCTGTTAGTCAAGGCAAAGGCAAAATTGCATTGCGCTTGAATAATTTGATCAATTTTAGTTATCCGCGATCGCCCTTAGAAGCACAGACAATTCTTGCTTCTGACACCCTTGATATCCGTGCTGCCTGTATCCATCTCATCTATGCAGCCTATGCCACCACCCTAGATAAACCTTGGGAACAGGAATTTACAATTAGTGATAGTCAAATCGAAGAATATTTGGGTTTAGATAAACGCAAAGATCTTACAAAATCAACAAAGCTAAATCTAATTAAAACCATTGCAATGCAACCCTGTTGGATTACTGCCGAAATTGATTGGCCTAAGCAAGGAAAAGTTGAAGCTTTCTCTATACCTGAAAGTCCATTATGGAATCTCTTAGAAATTGTGCATCACTTTCAAGAAGACGAAGAGGGTTGTAAACATCTAATTGGGCTGACTTTTAGAATCCAAGCAGGAATATGGTCACAATATTTTCTCAATAAAAAGGAATGCCACGTAGGAAAAGCCTTTTATCAATATAGCCACTTACCGAAGTCGCTACTAGGCGCAATCATGAGTGTCTGGCAACAGCATGAAGGTGCATCGCGAATGTTGCTTTGGTTGCTATTTAAAACTCGTATGGGAGATCAACAAAGAATTATGGTGATCACTTTAATGCGTGTTGCCTATGGCGAAGATCGCGTTAAGCTAGCGCTCTCCCAAAGAGATGAACGTAAGCGTTTATTGAGAATGTTTGAGAGTGACTTGGAGGTCGTAAATCGTTATGGACTCAAACCGATCTTCGATCCCGTCACCTATCCTGTGGAGATTCAGCCGCTATGGTCAAAACTAGAGGATATTCCTGATGATGCTGAAGCTGCCCTAGATTTCTGGATTAATGATGGTAGCTGCAATCTGCGACTAACAGACATTGGTCCCCGTGGAAAATGGCAGATGTTAGTTAATGCTCGCATTCTATCCTTTGAGTTACTTGCTGATTGGGAACAGCCTACGGAATTGACTCGCAAAAAGCGTAAATATGAGCGATCGCAAAGTCAGTCGAATAAACCCCAAAGATCCAGTAAAAAATCTCCACATACTCAATCTGAATTATCAGGCGAGCAAATTGCAACCCTCCGCAAAAATCTCCAAATTAGTCAGCGCACTTTAGCCGAGAAAATCGGGAAGAGTCAGAGTTGGATTCGCGATGTGGAAAATGGACGTTTTCAAGCTAAGCAAAATGAACAACAGTTAATTCGGCAAGCTCTAGGACTATAA